One segment of Primulina tabacum isolate GXHZ01 chromosome 14, ASM2559414v2, whole genome shotgun sequence DNA contains the following:
- the LOC142524699 gene encoding RNA-binding protein involved in heterochromatin assembly dri1-like, translating into MNRPGDWNCRSCHHLNFQRRDSCQRCGDPRPGERGDYGGFGGRGGQSYGFTGPDVRPGDWYCSVGNCGAHNFASRSSCFKCGAVKDEASGGGFAFDGDYPRRGFGFGGSRSGWKSGDWMCTRLGCNEHNFANRMECFKCNAPKEASSKSSF; encoded by the exons ATGAACCGGCCCGGAGATTGGAACTGCAGATCATGCCACCATCTCAACTTCCAAAGGAGGGACTCCTGCCAGCGCTGCGGAGACCCGAGGCCGGGAGAAAGAGGTGATTATGGCGGCTTTGGTGGGAGAGGCGGGCAGTCATACGGGTTCACGGGACCCGACGTGAGGCCCGGCGACTGGTACTGCTCCGTTGGCAACTGCGGAGCTCACAACTTCGCCAGCCGCTCCAGCTGCTTCAAGTGTGGCGCGGTCAAGGATGAAGCCTCCGGAGGCGGCTTCGCTTTTGATGGAGACTATCCACGGCGTGGCTTCGGCTTTGGCGGCAGCCGGTCTGGTTGGAAATCTGGCGATTGGATGTGCACCAG gtTGGGTTGCAACGAGCACAACTTTGCGAATAGGATGGAATGCTTCAAGTGCAATGCTCCGAAGGAAGCCAGTAGCAAATCTTCGTTCTAA